Proteins found in one Moritella sp. Urea-trap-13 genomic segment:
- a CDS encoding phytanoyl-CoA dioxygenase family protein codes for MLKVEKQTQLNSEYDEQGYFVIRNYFSAAEISALREVVSKFHEAWKEDNIQFYRSEAFNSSVITGIDYLECDDRLKLFNFISSQKMMDAVESVIPANAAFMNTQLFFNPVNPKQRDFWHRDCQYDHEVEQQKIAVQETQVVHLRVPLFDELGMELIPGTHKRWDNEEEFNVRQEIKGKVSSDSLSDGKVINLAAGDLLVFSADMIHRGLYGMDRLALDILVFDPDADFADYVDDECLPSMAMMDKIDDPRLFMSTLDLKSGLSSITTSTTLDKY; via the coding sequence GTGTTAAAGGTAGAAAAGCAAACGCAGTTAAACAGCGAATATGACGAGCAAGGTTACTTTGTCATTAGAAATTATTTCAGTGCAGCAGAGATCTCAGCACTGAGAGAAGTAGTATCGAAATTTCATGAAGCGTGGAAAGAAGACAACATACAATTCTATCGTTCAGAAGCGTTCAATTCTTCGGTCATTACCGGTATTGACTACTTAGAATGCGACGACCGACTCAAGCTTTTCAATTTTATCAGTTCCCAAAAAATGATGGATGCTGTTGAGTCGGTGATACCTGCTAATGCTGCATTCATGAATACCCAACTATTCTTTAATCCTGTTAATCCTAAGCAAAGAGACTTCTGGCATCGAGATTGTCAGTATGACCATGAAGTTGAGCAGCAAAAAATAGCCGTTCAAGAGACGCAAGTAGTGCATCTTCGCGTGCCTTTATTTGATGAGCTCGGCATGGAATTAATCCCTGGTACGCACAAGCGCTGGGATAATGAAGAAGAATTTAATGTGCGACAGGAAATTAAAGGTAAAGTGAGTAGTGACAGTCTCTCTGATGGTAAAGTTATAAACTTAGCTGCGGGTGACTTACTGGTGTTCTCTGCTGATATGATCCACCGTGGCCTTTATGGTATGGACAGATTAGCGCTCGATATCTTAGTGTTTGATCCAGATGCTGACTTTGCCGATTATGTTGATGACGAATGTCTACCGAGTATGGCAATGATGGATAAGATTGATGATCCGAGATTATTCATGAGTACGCTCGACTTAAAGTCGGGACTTAGCTCCATCACTACATCAACAACACTCGATAAGTACTGA
- a CDS encoding cupredoxin domain-containing protein, whose protein sequence is MLLNKKIIALLAGMLALIANTISAADYITDAGAIVKKADWKTMQTITVTMDEFAYEPDGLKLNAGQPYKIVIKNKGKVKHYFTAPEFFKAIATRKIQSNKDGEIKAPYFTAIELMVDGQLDLYFVPVKKGSYPVFCTVDGHRDQGMEGMLTIK, encoded by the coding sequence ATGCTTTTAAATAAGAAGATTATCGCATTGTTAGCGGGTATGCTGGCTTTGATCGCCAATACGATATCAGCGGCTGATTATATAACCGACGCTGGCGCGATTGTGAAAAAAGCCGATTGGAAAACCATGCAGACAATCACAGTCACAATGGATGAGTTTGCCTATGAACCCGACGGCCTCAAACTAAACGCGGGCCAGCCATACAAAATAGTGATTAAAAATAAAGGCAAAGTAAAGCACTACTTCACGGCACCTGAATTTTTCAAAGCTATCGCAACCCGGAAGATTCAATCAAACAAAGATGGCGAAATCAAGGCACCTTATTTTACTGCCATTGAACTTATGGTAGATGGCCAACTTGATCTGTATTTTGTCCCAGTAAAAAAAGGCTCTTACCCGGTGTTCTGTACGGTTGATGGTCACCGTGATCAGGGTATGGAAGGTATGTTGACAATCAAATAA
- a CDS encoding LysR family transcriptional regulator, whose amino-acid sequence MIQDRASQMALFHTLVQTGSFTAAAHTLSVSVSHVSKQLKCLEADLNVKLVQRSTRSFTLTDAGQQFAGYCAEVVSSVQDADVMMANLQDEVVGILRLGVSQSFGTIHIIPAIEQFRKLYPDLHVEVSLFDYKANMIDDGLDLWLTNIEDIPEGYVAQHLADTRFVVAASPDYLMHHTAPLHPNELEKHNCLIYRSRERNYGLWSFKQGSESLYINVDGNYRVDLAEAIRDAAISGWGIAYLATYLLTDEFRTGKLIQLLPEWQASQVMRFYAVYPSRKHLPKKISAAIAFFKEYIGQPSYWDQQLKSQIKI is encoded by the coding sequence TTGATTCAAGATCGCGCTAGCCAAATGGCCCTCTTTCATACTTTAGTGCAAACAGGTAGCTTTACCGCTGCAGCGCATACCCTAAGTGTGTCAGTTTCTCATGTCAGTAAACAACTCAAATGCTTAGAAGCTGATTTAAACGTCAAGCTGGTACAGCGTTCTACCCGCAGTTTCACCTTAACCGATGCTGGTCAACAGTTTGCAGGCTATTGCGCCGAAGTGGTAAGCAGTGTGCAAGACGCTGATGTGATGATGGCGAATCTACAAGATGAAGTGGTTGGAATTCTGCGCTTGGGTGTATCGCAGTCATTTGGCACTATCCATATTATTCCCGCGATTGAACAATTTCGTAAACTGTATCCTGACCTGCATGTAGAAGTGAGTTTGTTCGATTACAAAGCTAACATGATAGATGATGGTTTGGATTTGTGGTTGACCAACATTGAAGATATTCCCGAAGGTTATGTCGCGCAGCACTTAGCCGACACGCGTTTTGTGGTGGCAGCGTCGCCCGATTATTTAATGCATCACACTGCGCCTTTACATCCCAACGAGCTTGAAAAGCATAATTGCCTTATCTACCGAAGCCGTGAACGTAACTATGGGTTGTGGTCGTTTAAACAAGGCTCGGAGTCGTTATACATTAACGTCGATGGTAATTACCGTGTTGATTTAGCCGAAGCTATTCGTGATGCGGCGATATCAGGGTGGGGGATTGCTTACTTGGCGACGTATTTACTCACCGATGAGTTTAGAACCGGCAAGTTAATCCAATTATTACCCGAATGGCAGGCGAGTCAGGTTATGCGTTTTTATGCTGTATACCCAAGCCGTAAGCATTTACCGAAGAAGATTAGTGCGGCAATTGCCTTTTTTAAAGAATATATTGGTCAACCTTCATACTGGGATCAGCAATTAAAGTCGCAGATTAAAATCTAA
- a CDS encoding DUF2157 domain-containing protein: MNLTKKNLEDAVKENILSLEQSEKLIAFINNQPSTGPKFDFTHVLYYVGGLIAIGAMTLFMNLGWESFGGVGIVFISLFYAVIGLTLTNTFQTKGYAIPAGICGTFVIALTPLAVYGLQHALGIWPDDTVYRDYHRYIKWHWLYMELSTLAVGAILVWKYKYPFLMMPIAVTLWYLTMDLTSMISGGDFDWTLRKLVSMYSGLLMIALAFWIDIRSRNKADYAFWIYLFGVFAFWGGMSLQYSDSELAKFIYFTINLFMIAVGVLLVRRVFVIFGALGCTGYIGYLAADIFKDSWLFPITLTVLGLLIIYLGILWQKHEQSITSKARKILPTPLRELLDSK; the protein is encoded by the coding sequence TTGAATCTAACGAAGAAAAATCTTGAAGACGCGGTAAAAGAGAATATTTTATCACTTGAACAGTCTGAGAAGTTAATTGCATTCATCAATAACCAGCCGAGTACAGGGCCTAAGTTTGATTTCACCCATGTTCTCTATTATGTGGGTGGTTTGATTGCCATCGGTGCGATGACGCTTTTTATGAATTTAGGCTGGGAGTCATTTGGTGGTGTCGGTATTGTGTTTATCTCGCTATTTTATGCGGTGATTGGACTTACATTGACCAATACATTTCAAACTAAAGGTTATGCAATACCTGCTGGAATATGTGGCACATTTGTTATTGCGTTGACCCCATTAGCAGTCTATGGATTACAACATGCATTAGGGATTTGGCCTGATGACACTGTATATCGAGATTATCATCGCTATATCAAATGGCATTGGTTGTATATGGAACTGAGCACCTTAGCCGTTGGCGCTATTCTGGTGTGGAAATATAAGTATCCATTTTTAATGATGCCAATTGCTGTGACGCTCTGGTATTTAACCATGGATCTGACGTCGATGATTTCTGGTGGTGATTTTGATTGGACGCTTAGAAAATTGGTATCTATGTACAGTGGACTACTCATGATTGCGTTAGCTTTTTGGATTGATATTCGATCTCGTAACAAAGCAGATTATGCATTTTGGATATATTTATTTGGGGTGTTCGCTTTCTGGGGCGGCATGTCGTTACAGTATTCGGATAGCGAATTAGCTAAATTTATTTACTTTACTATCAATCTATTCATGATCGCGGTTGGCGTATTACTGGTGCGGAGAGTGTTTGTTATTTTCGGTGCGCTCGGTTGTACTGGTTATATCGGCTATCTTGCGGCAGATATATTTAAAGACAGTTGGTTATTTCCAATAACATTAACAGTTCTGGGTTTATTGATTATTTATCTTGGGATCCTTTGGCAAAAACATGAACAAAGTATTACCAGTAAAGCCCGAAAAATATTACCAACACCATTACGTGAGCTACTCGATTCAAAGTAA
- a CDS encoding AMP-binding protein: MEKTWLKNYPSDVPEFIDLSQYNSILDIIEQSCEKHADSIAFLNMGATLTFRQLEQQSRAFAAYLQHDLKMQPGDRCAIMMPNLLQYPIALFGILRAGLIAVNVNPLYTQRELQHQLTDSGAKMIVAISNFGANLEKVLPQTSIEHVIMTNIGDQLHQPKRTMVNFAIKYVKKMIPDFHIANAISMRKVLSAGRKLAYNRPDCKPEDIAYLQYTGGTTGVAKGAMLTHRNIVANVLQVYGQFSPRTLLSEDHVVTPLPLYHIFANSVSLMFIMMIGGRNLLITNPRDMDGFIKELKGYPFTIFFGLNTLFSGMLKNDKFRELDFSNARFTIAGGMSTQEDVAKEWQAVTGMPVVEGYGLTECSPVVCSGIHTQQEYTAGIGVPLPSTEMRVVNDDNQALGINIVGELQVRGPQVMAGYWKQAQATAESIDADGWFSTGDMARMDNDGCFFIVDRKKDMILVSGFNVYSVEIEEVLRLHPDIEEAAVIGLPHQVTGEQVKAFICSSNKALTSKDVQTHCRRYLTAYKVPRDIEFRDTLPKSPVGKVLKRELLTPAKD; the protein is encoded by the coding sequence ATGGAAAAAACTTGGTTAAAAAACTATCCTAGCGATGTGCCAGAGTTCATTGATTTATCCCAATATAACAGCATTTTAGATATCATCGAACAAAGCTGCGAGAAGCACGCTGACTCCATCGCCTTTTTAAACATGGGTGCAACACTGACCTTTCGCCAGCTTGAACAACAAAGCCGGGCATTTGCCGCTTATTTACAGCACGATCTGAAGATGCAACCAGGCGATCGTTGCGCCATTATGATGCCGAATTTATTACAATACCCAATTGCGCTATTTGGCATACTGCGCGCAGGGCTAATTGCTGTTAATGTTAACCCGCTGTATACCCAACGCGAATTACAGCATCAACTGACCGATTCTGGTGCCAAGATGATTGTCGCCATTAGTAACTTTGGCGCGAATCTCGAAAAAGTATTACCGCAAACCAGTATTGAACACGTGATCATGACCAACATAGGCGACCAATTACACCAGCCTAAACGTACTATGGTGAATTTCGCGATAAAATACGTGAAAAAAATGATCCCTGATTTTCACATTGCAAATGCCATCTCCATGCGCAAGGTACTAAGCGCTGGGCGTAAATTAGCTTATAACCGTCCAGACTGTAAACCAGAAGACATTGCCTACCTACAATACACAGGTGGCACTACCGGTGTTGCCAAAGGTGCCATGTTAACCCACCGTAATATTGTCGCTAACGTGCTGCAAGTTTACGGACAGTTTTCACCGCGTACCCTGTTATCAGAAGACCATGTTGTTACCCCGTTACCGCTTTATCATATCTTTGCTAATTCCGTCAGTCTGATGTTTATTATGATGATCGGCGGGCGTAATTTATTAATTACCAATCCAAGAGATATGGATGGCTTTATCAAAGAGCTAAAAGGTTACCCTTTCACGATCTTTTTCGGCTTAAATACCTTGTTCAGCGGTATGTTAAAAAATGATAAATTCCGCGAGTTAGATTTCAGCAATGCCCGTTTCACCATCGCTGGCGGTATGTCCACCCAAGAAGACGTTGCCAAAGAATGGCAAGCAGTCACCGGCATGCCGGTAGTTGAAGGTTATGGACTAACAGAGTGTTCACCCGTTGTTTGCAGTGGTATTCACACCCAACAAGAATACACCGCGGGTATTGGTGTACCTTTGCCATCTACAGAAATGCGCGTGGTTAATGATGATAACCAAGCATTAGGCATCAATATCGTTGGTGAATTACAAGTTCGTGGTCCACAAGTAATGGCTGGCTATTGGAAGCAAGCACAAGCCACCGCTGAATCTATTGATGCAGATGGCTGGTTCTCGACGGGTGATATGGCGCGGATGGACAACGATGGTTGCTTCTTTATCGTTGACCGTAAAAAAGACATGATTTTAGTGTCTGGCTTTAATGTTTATTCGGTCGAAATTGAAGAGGTACTGCGATTACACCCGGATATTGAAGAAGCCGCGGTGATTGGCCTGCCACATCAAGTGACAGGCGAACAAGTTAAAGCCTTCATTTGTAGCAGCAATAAAGCGCTGACCAGCAAAGATGTGCAAACCCACTGTCGCCGTTACTTAACCGCTTATAAAGTGCCACGTGATATTGAATTTCGCGATACGCTGCCTAAGAGTCCGGTAGGCAAGGTACTTAAACGTGAACTGTTAACACCAGCAAAAGATTAG
- a CDS encoding YkgJ family cysteine cluster protein gives MVSEYEKIKLLLQNNNKEDLARLRKQIPTFECTPGCHDCCGPVTTSAEEMSRLPYKTDAEHEAALNEYNCVHLGPKGCTVYEERPLICRLFGTTPKMPCPNDRRPDEMIDVKVEGQIHHYIKNTRQVLV, from the coding sequence ATGGTTTCGGAATACGAAAAAATAAAATTGTTATTACAGAACAATAATAAAGAAGATCTCGCTCGACTGCGAAAGCAGATCCCGACATTTGAATGTACGCCAGGTTGCCATGATTGCTGTGGACCAGTAACGACATCGGCAGAGGAAATGTCGCGCCTGCCATATAAAACAGATGCTGAGCATGAAGCCGCATTAAATGAATATAACTGCGTACATCTTGGCCCTAAAGGCTGCACTGTCTACGAAGAACGCCCGTTAATCTGCCGACTGTTTGGTACCACGCCGAAAATGCCTTGTCCAAACGATCGCCGACCAGATGAAATGATTGACGTTAAAGTCGAAGGCCAGATCCATCACTACATCAAGAACACACGACAAGTGTTGGTGTAA